One part of the Sphingobacterium sp. LZ7M1 genome encodes these proteins:
- a CDS encoding LUD domain-containing protein, translating to MNIRNTTAKEKMLKKIRQALLQKRENPHPMFEETALYKDEEDSLDVTFAREFTQMSGKFIYCDGEINLIENLIILVEKINISKIFVWEKPLQQMLDQYGFPFRKSQQALDEIEASITTCESLIARNGSIMISNASESGRRLSVYPPVHIVIARTSQLVMDVKHAMAQIKEKYGDELPTMITTITGPSRTADIEKRLVLGAHGPKELYLFLLEDRF from the coding sequence ATGAATATCAGGAATACGACAGCGAAAGAGAAAATGCTGAAGAAAATTCGGCAGGCACTTCTTCAAAAAAGGGAGAACCCTCATCCTATGTTTGAAGAAACGGCTTTGTACAAAGATGAGGAAGATTCATTGGATGTGACTTTTGCTAGGGAATTCACCCAGATGTCCGGTAAATTTATTTACTGCGATGGGGAAATCAACCTGATCGAAAACCTGATTATCCTGGTGGAAAAGATCAATATCAGTAAGATCTTTGTTTGGGAGAAGCCGCTTCAACAGATGTTGGATCAATACGGATTCCCTTTCCGGAAGTCGCAGCAGGCTTTGGATGAAATTGAAGCAAGTATCACTACCTGTGAGTCTTTGATTGCCAGAAATGGAAGCATCATGATCTCCAATGCATCAGAGTCAGGCCGTAGACTGAGCGTATACCCTCCAGTACATATTGTCATTGCCAGGACTTCCCAATTGGTTATGGATGTTAAACATGCCATGGCTCAAATCAAGGAAAAGTATGGCGATGAACTACCAACCATGATTACCACCATTACAGGGCCAAGTCGAACCGCTGATATCGAGAAGAGATTGGTGTTAGGCGCACATGGACCTAAAGAGCTCTATTTATTTTTACTAGAAGACCGTTTTTAG
- the rsfS gene encoding ribosome silencing factor — protein sequence MSKNKKSLLSEKLADVVIHGMQEKKGNEIVRMDMREVNGTLSDYFVICHADSTVQVNAIAKSVEDEVYKAFGQDPWHKEGQGNGEWILLDFIDVVVHIFKTDKREHYRIEDLWGDAHMSKYQSA from the coding sequence ATGAGTAAAAACAAAAAATCTTTGTTGTCAGAGAAGCTAGCAGATGTGGTGATCCATGGGATGCAGGAGAAAAAAGGCAACGAAATCGTGAGGATGGATATGCGAGAGGTGAACGGCACCTTGTCTGACTATTTTGTAATCTGCCATGCTGATTCTACGGTTCAAGTAAACGCGATAGCCAAGAGCGTTGAAGATGAAGTTTATAAAGCATTTGGCCAAGACCCATGGCATAAAGAAGGCCAGGGCAACGGCGAATGGATTCTGCTTGATTTTATCGATGTAGTAGTTCATATCTTTAAAACAGATAAGCGGGAGCATTATAGGATAGAGGACCTGTGGGGGGATGCGCACATGAGCAAATACCAGAGCGCATAA
- a CDS encoding protein-disulfide reductase DsbD domain-containing protein — MKKINLLIAFLVFAVSGTFAQVVNPVKWSVGFKKLPNNEAVILLKANVEQGWHIYGLNVPSGGPISTSFTFTPANGAKITGKPAAKEPKTKFEDVFKMNVPYYNGEVVFQQKVKLANNKPTTVKGVATFMACDKERCLPPDEYEFAVTIK, encoded by the coding sequence ATGAAAAAAATAAATCTATTAATTGCATTTTTAGTGTTTGCCGTATCTGGGACATTTGCTCAGGTGGTAAACCCTGTAAAATGGTCAGTAGGCTTTAAGAAACTTCCTAACAATGAAGCTGTTATCTTATTAAAAGCCAATGTAGAACAAGGCTGGCATATTTACGGATTGAACGTACCTTCCGGAGGCCCAATTTCTACTTCATTTACCTTTACTCCTGCAAATGGAGCAAAGATCACTGGAAAACCAGCAGCTAAAGAGCCAAAAACGAAGTTTGAGGACGTGTTCAAAATGAATGTCCCTTACTATAACGGAGAAGTTGTATTCCAACAAAAAGTAAAATTGGCAAACAACAAACCAACTACGGTTAAAGGTGTAGCAACATTTATGGCTTGTGATAAAGAGCGTTGTTTACCACCAGATGAGTACGAATTTGCAGTTACAATCAAGTAA
- the ftsH gene encoding ATP-dependent zinc metalloprotease FtsH, with amino-acid sequence MKKVPSKKITPMPPKFNMIWLWIAMIVGFFGLQYLFSGESSKKITYKEFEQTMLIPGDVEKLVAYKSNDLIDVEVYIKSDRLDQEKYKNISSSPNNLSFSNSTGPQFQFTEPSAEILEQKLKASQDSLAVGQPKIGVTYEDRTNPWAGWFISFMLPLLIIVVIWIFLMRRMNGGAGAGGGAIFNIGKSKAQLFDKESQINITFNDVAGLEEAKEEVMEIVDFLKNPKKYTDLGGKIPKGALLVGPPGTGKTLLAKAVAGEAQVPFFSLSGSDFVEMFVGVGASRVRDLFKQAKEKAPCIIFIDEIDAIGRARGKNSIMGGNDERENTLNQLLVEMDGFGTNVGVIILAATNRLDVLDSALLRPGRFDRQISIDKPDLIGREQIFNVHLKPLKLAEEVDAKKLSAQTPGFAGAEIANVCNEAALIAARKNKKAIEMQDFQDAIDRVIGGLEKKNKIISPEEKKIVAYHEAGHAIAGWFLEHADPLVKVSIVPRGVAALGYAQYLPKEQFLYTTEQLIDSMCMTMGGRVAEDITFGRISTGAQNDLERITKLAYAMTAVYGMNHKVGNVSFRDSSGDSQFQKPYSDQTAELIDDEVRVLISEVYDRTKQLLLDKQDGLVKIAEKLLEKEILFQTDLEEILGKRPFSNKTTYDEFVNGGADGGGVPQTDLPIPTTDREEVQSSNEEPKQLDSE; translated from the coding sequence ATGAAGAAAGTTCCGAGTAAGAAGATTACGCCAATGCCACCGAAATTTAATATGATCTGGCTTTGGATTGCGATGATCGTAGGGTTTTTTGGACTTCAATACTTGTTTAGTGGAGAGTCATCGAAGAAAATTACCTACAAGGAGTTCGAACAAACCATGCTTATCCCTGGGGATGTTGAAAAGCTCGTTGCCTATAAAAGCAATGACCTGATCGATGTCGAAGTTTATATAAAAAGCGATAGATTAGACCAAGAGAAATACAAAAACATTTCCAGTAGTCCTAACAACCTATCTTTTTCTAATTCGACAGGACCCCAATTTCAATTTACAGAACCATCAGCAGAGATTCTTGAGCAGAAGTTAAAAGCTTCTCAAGACAGTTTGGCAGTTGGTCAACCAAAAATTGGTGTGACCTATGAAGATAGAACCAATCCATGGGCAGGATGGTTTATTTCATTCATGTTGCCATTGCTGATCATTGTTGTGATTTGGATCTTCCTGATGCGCCGTATGAACGGTGGAGCAGGAGCTGGTGGAGGTGCCATTTTTAATATTGGTAAATCCAAAGCCCAATTGTTTGACAAAGAATCGCAGATCAATATCACCTTTAATGATGTAGCCGGATTAGAAGAGGCTAAGGAAGAGGTGATGGAGATCGTGGATTTCCTAAAGAATCCTAAAAAATATACTGATTTGGGAGGTAAGATTCCGAAGGGAGCCTTATTGGTAGGCCCTCCGGGAACAGGTAAGACTTTATTGGCGAAAGCAGTAGCCGGTGAAGCACAAGTACCTTTCTTCTCCTTGTCAGGTTCAGACTTCGTAGAAATGTTTGTCGGAGTAGGTGCATCTCGTGTACGCGACTTGTTCAAACAGGCGAAGGAAAAGGCTCCATGTATCATCTTTATTGATGAGATTGATGCAATTGGTAGGGCCCGTGGAAAGAATTCCATTATGGGTGGGAATGATGAACGTGAGAATACATTGAACCAATTATTGGTGGAAATGGATGGTTTCGGTACCAACGTAGGGGTTATTATCCTTGCTGCAACCAACCGTCTGGATGTATTGGACTCGGCTTTATTGCGTCCGGGACGTTTCGATAGACAGATCTCTATCGACAAACCAGACTTGATAGGTCGTGAACAGATCTTTAATGTTCACTTGAAACCATTGAAACTTGCCGAAGAGGTAGATGCGAAGAAATTATCGGCGCAGACTCCTGGATTCGCAGGTGCTGAAATTGCCAACGTTTGTAATGAGGCCGCTTTGATCGCTGCACGTAAGAACAAAAAAGCAATTGAAATGCAAGACTTCCAAGATGCGATTGACCGTGTTATCGGTGGTCTGGAGAAAAAGAATAAGATTATCTCTCCTGAAGAGAAGAAAATCGTGGCTTACCACGAGGCTGGACATGCGATCGCAGGTTGGTTCTTGGAACACGCAGATCCTTTGGTTAAGGTATCTATCGTTCCTCGCGGTGTTGCTGCGTTAGGATATGCACAGTACCTTCCAAAAGAACAGTTCCTATACACTACCGAGCAATTGATTGACAGTATGTGTATGACCATGGGTGGTCGTGTTGCTGAGGATATCACATTTGGTAGAATCAGTACCGGTGCGCAGAACGACTTGGAACGTATTACTAAATTGGCCTATGCCATGACTGCGGTCTATGGTATGAACCATAAGGTAGGTAATGTTTCTTTCAGGGACAGTTCTGGCGATAGCCAATTCCAGAAACCTTATTCGGATCAAACAGCTGAGCTGATCGATGATGAAGTAAGGGTATTGATCTCCGAAGTTTACGACAGAACGAAGCAGTTGTTGTTGGATAAACAAGATGGCTTGGTGAAGATTGCTGAGAAACTATTGGAGAAAGAGATCTTGTTCCAGACTGATTTGGAAGAGATCTTAGGAAAACGCCCTTTCAGCAATAAAACGACTTATGACGAGTTTGTCAATGGCGGTGCTGATGGTGGTGGGGTTCCACAGACTGATTTGCCGATTCCTACAACCGATAGAGAAGAAGTTCAATCGTCTAACGAGGAGCCGAAACAATTAGATTCAGAATAA
- a CDS encoding protein-disulfide reductase DsbD yields MFSLKNALIALSWLFLIAITPLKGISQDTLINIEDVEFSSGQEESSSGDSLITDFGDVEFSDGTDTSASATDSTAVSPTVVSSDGQSESTSLWGIFIEGLLGGFLAFLMPCIFPMVPLTVSFFTKKSASKLQAVSQALTYGLFIIVIYVALGMLITIAFGPEALNALSTNGVFNFFFFLMLVFFAASFFGAFEITLPSKFVNKIDEKSDKGGMIGYFFMAASLAVVSFSCTGPIIGTVLVNAAVKGDRLGPAIAMFGFSFALAIPFVLFAMFPALLKSMPKSGGWLNSVKVVLGFLELALALKFLSNVDLAYNWQFLDREVFLALWIVIFGLMGLYLIGKIKFAHDSDLKYMSVPRTVISILVFSFVVYMIPGMWGAPLKSIAAFLPPIGTQDFDISAGTQTGGGHAISADATSRKYFNHFHDRATIKGMDPYYDYDEALAAAKAQDKPLLVDFTGWNCVNCRKMEADVWSDPGIKQMINENFILAELYVDDYDLKLPEAEQFVSETTGKKINTVGRKNTDFQISKFNSNSQPLYAMLDNNEELLVPTSGANYNIESYRAYLQSAIDAYKAKK; encoded by the coding sequence ATGTTTAGCTTAAAAAATGCCTTAATAGCCTTAAGTTGGCTATTTCTTATAGCAATAACTCCCCTAAAAGGAATTTCCCAAGATACACTTATCAATATTGAAGACGTTGAATTTAGCTCTGGCCAAGAAGAAAGCAGTTCGGGCGATAGCTTGATCACGGACTTTGGTGATGTAGAGTTTTCCGATGGAACCGACACTTCTGCATCTGCGACGGATAGCACAGCAGTTAGTCCAACGGTCGTATCTTCAGACGGACAATCCGAAAGCACTTCCCTATGGGGGATTTTCATCGAAGGGCTCCTAGGTGGTTTCCTGGCATTCTTGATGCCTTGTATCTTCCCGATGGTTCCTTTGACCGTTAGTTTCTTCACGAAAAAATCAGCCTCTAAATTACAGGCAGTATCCCAAGCCCTAACCTATGGCTTGTTTATCATTGTAATCTATGTGGCTTTAGGAATGCTGATTACCATCGCATTCGGTCCTGAGGCGCTTAACGCCCTTTCGACCAATGGGGTGTTCAACTTCTTCTTTTTCTTGATGCTCGTCTTCTTTGCAGCATCATTCTTTGGAGCATTTGAAATCACCTTGCCGAGCAAATTTGTCAATAAGATCGATGAAAAATCCGACAAAGGTGGTATGATCGGCTACTTCTTTATGGCAGCCAGTTTAGCCGTGGTATCCTTTTCTTGTACCGGTCCGATCATCGGAACGGTATTGGTAAATGCTGCCGTTAAAGGCGACCGCTTAGGCCCTGCCATTGCCATGTTTGGATTTTCATTCGCATTGGCGATTCCATTTGTATTGTTTGCCATGTTCCCTGCCCTATTGAAATCCATGCCCAAATCTGGCGGTTGGTTAAATAGCGTAAAGGTGGTACTTGGTTTCTTGGAATTGGCCCTGGCTTTGAAATTCCTTTCAAATGTCGACCTAGCTTACAACTGGCAATTCCTTGACCGCGAGGTATTCCTGGCATTGTGGATCGTGATCTTTGGATTGATGGGACTATACCTAATTGGAAAGATCAAGTTTGCACATGATAGCGATCTAAAATACATGTCCGTTCCGAGGACGGTCATTTCCATCCTGGTCTTTTCTTTTGTGGTCTATATGATCCCAGGCATGTGGGGAGCGCCATTGAAATCAATCGCCGCTTTCTTACCTCCCATCGGTACGCAGGATTTTGACATCTCCGCTGGAACACAAACTGGAGGAGGACATGCTATTTCAGCAGATGCCACAAGCCGTAAATATTTCAACCACTTCCATGATCGTGCTACAATCAAGGGAATGGATCCATATTATGATTACGATGAAGCATTAGCCGCAGCAAAAGCGCAGGACAAACCTTTATTGGTAGACTTTACAGGCTGGAACTGTGTAAACTGTAGAAAAATGGAAGCTGACGTATGGTCTGACCCAGGGATCAAGCAAATGATCAATGAAAACTTTATCCTTGCCGAACTTTATGTGGATGACTACGATTTGAAATTACCTGAAGCTGAACAGTTCGTTTCTGAAACTACAGGCAAGAAAATCAACACCGTCGGCAGAAAGAACACGGATTTCCAGATTTCTAAATTCAACTCA
- a CDS encoding biotin--[acetyl-CoA-carboxylase] ligase: MQNNTFSGESLRQTLIVLDEIGSTNDYLKSQLSNFKPLAEWTAIMAKNQTQGRGQRDNSWLSEPNSNITFSFVLYPTFLNLQKHFILNMLISLGIVDWLKSLSVKASIKWPNDIMLGDKKVTGILIENSSNSREIKQSVIGIGVNVNQKQFFGELMDSASSIFNETGLFIPDLKTACINLLLQIQQRVEEYRSNKITDADLLQTYNQQLFRRGEPAKYAAHNQVFEATLLRVEENGGLILNVEDEERRYYFKEVVFIMQ; the protein is encoded by the coding sequence TTGCAAAATAACACATTTTCGGGAGAATCACTACGCCAAACACTAATTGTTTTGGACGAGATCGGCTCTACCAATGATTATTTGAAATCTCAATTGTCAAATTTCAAGCCACTAGCCGAATGGACTGCCATTATGGCAAAAAACCAGACCCAAGGCCGTGGTCAACGCGATAACTCTTGGTTATCCGAACCAAACAGCAATATCACCTTCAGTTTCGTCCTGTACCCAACCTTCCTAAATCTTCAAAAACACTTCATACTGAACATGTTAATCAGCCTGGGAATAGTCGATTGGCTAAAATCCCTTTCGGTCAAGGCCAGTATCAAATGGCCAAATGATATCATGTTAGGAGATAAAAAGGTAACAGGAATCTTAATAGAAAACAGCAGCAATAGCCGTGAAATCAAGCAGTCAGTAATAGGCATCGGCGTGAATGTCAACCAAAAGCAATTTTTTGGCGAGCTCATGGACAGCGCCAGTTCTATATTTAATGAGACCGGGCTTTTTATTCCTGACCTAAAAACAGCATGTATTAACCTCTTGTTACAAATTCAGCAAAGAGTGGAAGAGTATCGATCCAATAAGATAACAGATGCGGATCTATTGCAAACATATAACCAACAGCTATTCAGACGGGGAGAGCCCGCAAAATATGCCGCCCATAATCAGGTTTTTGAGGCCACCTTACTCAGGGTGGAAGAAAACGGCGGATTAATCCTGAATGTCGAAGATGAAGAGCGTCGTTATTATTTCAAGGAAGTTGTATTTATAATGCAATAA
- a CDS encoding SRPBCC domain-containing protein, with product MKDTLEAKVKVKGSKEKVWELWTKEEYVKIWNVPFQDWHCPKVINDMRTGGTFDFRMEKKDGSEGFNYKGGYTLVIPFDRIELLQVNGRKSTVHFTEQDGDTTVIEQFEPEENTELRLQQEFCQSVLDKFKAFAEGNLKG from the coding sequence ATGAAAGATACATTGGAAGCTAAGGTAAAGGTAAAAGGGAGTAAGGAGAAAGTTTGGGAGCTGTGGACAAAAGAGGAGTATGTAAAGATATGGAACGTTCCATTCCAGGATTGGCATTGTCCCAAGGTAATCAATGACATGCGAACAGGTGGGACTTTTGATTTCAGAATGGAAAAAAAAGATGGTTCGGAAGGATTTAATTATAAGGGCGGCTATACTTTGGTCATTCCATTTGATCGGATTGAGCTCTTGCAGGTGAATGGCCGGAAGTCGACAGTGCATTTCACGGAGCAGGACGGGGATACTACTGTCATAGAGCAATTTGAACCAGAAGAAAATACCGAACTAAGATTGCAACAAGAGTTTTGTCAATCCGTTTTGGACAAGTTTAAGGCTTTTGCGGAAGGGAATCTAAAGGGGTAG
- a CDS encoding rhomboid family intramembrane serine protease: MILHSLTATPVASLIFALTIGLSIYVFSNPQWFGKLMLHPYSVSRDKSKWYLILTSGLIHKDWMHLIFNMITFYYFGFGLEQIFVEISGPMGHLLFALLYIISLILSDIPTVIRQKDNYGYHSLGASGAISAVLFSYILFNPKMMLGIFMIIPMPAYIFAFVYLGYCIWASKNSNDGINHDAHLFGALTGLLFTIIAYPWIIKHFIAQF; the protein is encoded by the coding sequence ATGATACTACATTCCCTTACCGCTACTCCTGTGGCTAGTTTGATTTTTGCCCTTACTATCGGTTTAAGTATTTATGTCTTTTCTAATCCGCAGTGGTTTGGAAAACTGATGTTACATCCCTATTCGGTTTCTCGAGATAAAAGTAAATGGTACCTGATCCTGACCAGTGGATTGATCCATAAGGATTGGATGCACCTGATCTTTAATATGATCACCTTCTATTACTTTGGATTTGGACTTGAGCAGATCTTTGTAGAAATCAGTGGTCCTATGGGGCACTTATTATTCGCCTTGCTCTATATTATATCATTGATCTTGAGCGATATCCCTACGGTCATTCGCCAAAAAGATAATTATGGCTACCATAGCCTGGGAGCATCTGGCGCAATCAGTGCCGTGCTGTTCAGTTATATTCTCTTCAATCCAAAGATGATGCTTGGTATCTTTATGATTATTCCAATGCCAGCCTATATTTTCGCTTTTGTGTATTTGGGATATTGTATCTGGGCTTCCAAGAATTCTAACGATGGAATCAACCATGATGCTCACTTGTTTGGGGCTCTAACGGGATTGCTGTTTACCATAATTGCCTATCCTTGGATCATTAAACATTTTATAGCACAGTTCTAA
- a CDS encoding VOC family protein, producing the protein MNPKLIWANYSVKSAKRTHEFYSRLGFVSNTPPKSTDLKLASFFFGENNFVIHFFEDGTGQIDKYIPSGTNTDGIIFTLSADTEKEVQEFEGMVKEAGGQIIQPLIRDENNYYGFAFSDPDGHKFNVLLMDNM; encoded by the coding sequence ATGAATCCAAAACTTATATGGGCAAATTATAGTGTTAAGTCCGCAAAACGCACGCATGAATTCTATAGCAGGCTAGGCTTTGTATCCAATACCCCTCCCAAAAGCACGGACCTTAAATTGGCCAGCTTCTTTTTTGGAGAGAACAATTTTGTCATACATTTTTTCGAGGATGGGACCGGTCAAATTGACAAATATATCCCATCAGGAACCAATACCGATGGTATTATTTTTACACTTTCGGCTGATACGGAGAAAGAAGTACAGGAATTCGAAGGGATGGTAAAGGAGGCTGGCGGACAGATTATCCAACCGCTTATAAGAGATGAAAACAACTATTATGGATTTGCATTCTCAGATCCTGATGGGCACAAGTTTAATGTCCTATTGATGGACAACATGTAA